The following coding sequences lie in one Rickettsiella endosymbiont of Rhagonycha lignosa genomic window:
- the manD gene encoding D-mannonate dehydratase ManD, which yields MKIQDAKVFVTCPDRNFVTLKIITDEGAYGLGDATLNGRELAVKAYLEDLIPCLIGRDPAQIEDIWQFFYRGAYWRRGPVTMAAIAAIDLALWDIKGKVLNTPVYNLLGGKSRQGVMVYGHANGIDITDTIKQVEKYIDMGYLAVRAQTGVPGLPNSYGVSKDKMYYEPATKGLPQECVWSTEKYLNYIPKLFKELRKTYGDDPHFLHDAHHRLTPIEAARLGKELEPYHLFWLEDTVPAELQEGFRIIRQHTTTPLAVGEVFNTIWDTHILFTEQLIDYIRMSVVHGGGISHLKKIAAMAEVYHVKTGCHGPTDVSPITMAAALHFDISINNFGIQEYMHHTEKTNDVFPHHYSFDKGYLYPSDQPGLGIDFNEKLAEKYPYERAYLPINRKLDGTLFNW from the coding sequence ATGAAAATTCAAGATGCTAAAGTGTTTGTTACGTGCCCAGATCGTAATTTTGTGACACTAAAAATAATTACCGATGAGGGTGCCTATGGCCTCGGTGATGCAACTTTAAATGGACGAGAATTAGCAGTTAAAGCTTATTTAGAAGATCTTATTCCTTGTTTGATTGGCCGTGATCCCGCCCAAATCGAAGATATTTGGCAGTTCTTTTATCGCGGCGCCTATTGGCGACGCGGACCCGTCACCATGGCTGCGATTGCAGCAATCGATTTGGCTTTATGGGACATCAAAGGAAAAGTATTAAATACGCCGGTTTATAATTTATTAGGTGGGAAGAGTCGTCAAGGAGTGATGGTATATGGCCATGCCAATGGAATTGATATTACGGATACCATCAAACAAGTTGAAAAATATATCGATATGGGTTATTTAGCGGTACGGGCTCAGACGGGTGTTCCTGGCTTACCGAATAGTTACGGCGTTTCTAAAGATAAAATGTATTACGAACCCGCAACTAAAGGTTTACCTCAAGAATGTGTGTGGTCTACCGAAAAATATCTTAATTACATTCCTAAATTGTTTAAAGAATTACGTAAAACTTATGGTGACGACCCTCATTTTCTTCATGATGCCCATCATCGCTTAACGCCTATAGAAGCGGCTCGTTTAGGCAAAGAATTAGAACCTTATCATTTGTTTTGGTTAGAGGATACGGTGCCAGCAGAGTTACAAGAAGGTTTTCGGATTATACGTCAGCATACAACAACTCCCCTTGCGGTAGGCGAGGTTTTTAACACGATATGGGATACGCATATTTTATTTACTGAACAGCTGATTGATTATATTCGTATGTCTGTAGTGCATGGTGGTGGAATTTCACATTTGAAAAAAATTGCAGCAATGGCTGAAGTTTATCATGTGAAAACAGGATGTCATGGTCCAACAGATGTATCCCCTATCACTATGGCGGCTGCGTTACATTTCGATATTTCCATTAATAATTTTGGTATACAGGAATATATGCATCATACCGAAAAGACTAACGACGTATTTCCTCATCATTACAGTTTTGATAAAGGGTATTTATATCCTAGTGATCAGCCCGGTTTAGGCATCGATTTTAATGAGAAGTTGGCAGAAAAATATCCTTACGAACGCGCCTATCTTCCCATTAACCGAAAGCTAGATGGTACTTTATTTAACTGGTAA
- a CDS encoding SDR family NAD(P)-dependent oxidoreductase yields MLKNKVILITGSTNGIGAATARRCIAEGAKVMIHGRKEDCAKKLVQDLGESSSYLLADLMDENSYTYLITETVKKFGRLDGLVNNAGIYPRNNIDSANLELCEKIMRVNFYAPLLLCKAAVEVFRKQKSGGTIVNIGSMNAYTGQPDLLIYSASKGALMTMTRNLADSLGSELIRVNQLNVGWTPTDNEICLKMAEGLPEDWQERIPKKYAPSGRLLSPDNVASHIVFWLADQSAPVSGAVYEVEQYPIIGRNRLNDLVIQ; encoded by the coding sequence ATGTTAAAAAATAAGGTTATTTTGATTACTGGATCCACTAATGGCATTGGGGCTGCAACCGCTCGGCGGTGTATTGCTGAGGGGGCTAAAGTCATGATCCATGGTCGTAAAGAAGATTGTGCTAAAAAATTAGTTCAGGATCTGGGTGAGTCAAGTAGCTATCTATTGGCTGATTTGATGGACGAAAATTCCTATACTTATTTAATAACAGAAACAGTAAAAAAATTTGGCCGACTAGACGGTTTAGTCAATAATGCGGGTATTTATCCACGAAATAACATTGACTCCGCTAATCTAGAACTTTGTGAAAAGATTATGCGAGTTAATTTCTATGCTCCCTTACTCTTGTGTAAAGCCGCCGTAGAAGTCTTCCGCAAACAGAAATCCGGTGGAACAATTGTAAACATAGGTTCTATGAATGCTTATACTGGCCAGCCAGATCTTTTGATTTATTCTGCCTCAAAAGGGGCCCTAATGACGATGACGCGTAACTTAGCTGATAGCTTAGGTTCAGAACTTATTCGAGTTAATCAACTCAATGTGGGATGGACACCGACTGACAATGAAATTTGTTTAAAAATGGCAGAGGGTTTACCAGAAGATTGGCAGGAAAGGATTCCCAAAAAATATGCGCCCAGTGGCCGTTTGTTATCACCAGATAATGTTGCATCACACATTGTATTTTGGCTTGCAGATCAGTCCGCGCCGGTTAGTGGTGCTGTGTATGAAGTCGAACAATACCCAATTATTGGACGAAACCGTTTGAATGATTTGGTAATTCAATAA
- a CDS encoding sugar porter family MFS transporter, whose amino-acid sequence MIKVSNPNWLIYTISGFAALAGLLFGYDTGIISGAILFIKKDFFLTNFQIEMVVSAVLFGALIGSGVSGRISDLFGRRKVLVFTALTFIVGSLVTAFSPNLVTLVIGRIILGVAVGIGSFTAPLYLAEIAPKRIRGMLVSLNQLAITIGIVFSYLINYYFSVTGQWSWMLGLGVVPAIILLLGTIYLPESPRWMILKGWDQKARAVLKHLRHGENINNEFDEIRQTVEVEKGTHRLLLAKWLRPILFISLGLSFFQQVTGINAIIYYAPTILQMAGFKYVSNAILATLGIGIINVLFTIIALPLIDRWGRRPLLLYGLLGMFISLLILGIAFYFPALTSLRWVAVASMVIYIASFAMSLGPIMWLIISEIFPLNIRGVGASLAISASWGFNMLVSMTFLTLIQFIGTSHTFWLYAFLCVLGWIFIYFIVPETKNCSLEQIENNLRLGRPSRELGAALRISSLFTALKRPFAFFLTK is encoded by the coding sequence ATGATAAAAGTATCAAACCCAAATTGGTTGATTTATACCATTTCTGGATTTGCGGCTTTAGCAGGATTGTTATTTGGTTATGATACGGGAATTATTTCCGGTGCTATTTTATTCATTAAAAAAGATTTTTTCTTAACTAATTTTCAAATTGAAATGGTTGTTAGCGCCGTTTTATTCGGTGCTTTAATAGGTTCAGGTGTAAGCGGTCGAATAAGTGATTTATTTGGCCGACGTAAAGTACTGGTTTTTACCGCCCTCACGTTTATTGTAGGTTCTTTAGTTACTGCATTTTCACCCAATTTAGTTACCTTAGTGATAGGTCGAATTATATTGGGCGTGGCTGTAGGTATAGGTTCATTTACCGCACCGCTTTATCTTGCAGAGATTGCTCCAAAACGTATCCGGGGTATGTTGGTTTCCTTGAATCAATTAGCGATTACCATAGGAATCGTTTTCTCTTATTTAATTAATTATTACTTTTCTGTCACTGGACAATGGTCCTGGATGTTAGGCTTAGGCGTTGTTCCAGCTATTATTTTATTATTAGGAACTATTTATTTGCCAGAAAGTCCTCGATGGATGATTTTGAAGGGATGGGATCAAAAAGCCCGTGCAGTTTTAAAGCATTTGCGTCATGGGGAAAATATCAATAATGAGTTCGACGAAATTCGTCAAACTGTAGAAGTTGAAAAGGGAACACATCGTCTTTTATTAGCAAAATGGTTACGCCCTATTCTTTTTATTAGTTTAGGTTTAAGTTTTTTTCAGCAAGTCACAGGAATCAATGCCATTATTTATTATGCACCAACCATTTTACAAATGGCCGGTTTTAAATATGTCAGCAATGCTATTTTAGCAACCTTAGGTATCGGAATAATAAATGTATTATTTACTATTATAGCCTTACCTCTCATTGATCGTTGGGGGCGCCGTCCTTTATTACTTTATGGCCTTTTGGGTATGTTTATTAGTTTGCTTATTTTGGGAATAGCTTTTTATTTTCCTGCATTAACGTCATTACGTTGGGTAGCTGTAGCAAGTATGGTTATTTATATTGCCAGTTTTGCAATGAGCTTAGGTCCAATAATGTGGCTCATTATTTCGGAAATTTTTCCATTAAATATTCGAGGCGTAGGTGCCAGTTTAGCTATTTCGGCAAGCTGGGGTTTTAATATGCTGGTGTCAATGACATTTTTGACCTTAATTCAATTTATAGGTACAAGTCATACATTTTGGTTATATGCATTTCTATGCGTGTTAGGTTGGATTTTTATTTACTTTATTGTTCCAGAAACCAAAAATTGTTCTCTAGAGCAAATTGAAAATAATTTACGTTTAGGTCGACCAAGTCGTGAATTAGGTGCTGCATTACGCATCTCTTCACTATTTACAGCCTTAAAAAGGCCTTTTGCTTTTTTTCTTACAAAATAA
- a CDS encoding SMP-30/gluconolactonase/LRE family protein translates to MKVNVACQQIMVLGEGPLWHPLEKCLYWVDIVAATLYRLNQDKSLDKFAMPSEIGSIAWCSKGGLIAALSDRFVTIDTMTGTTQNIAFPLQGIKNVMFNDGKCDRQGRFWAGTKDIAEQHPIAALYCLNRGDVKQMLNGFTVSNGIAWNLENNLMYICDSPARQIYQYEFDPKDGSLGEMRLFAQIPKEEGFPDGLTVDSQGYLWSCHWDGWQITRYTPTGEIDSVIPMPIPRPTSCCFGGADLTTLYITSASIGLTAAQLTDAPQSGMLFAVETNIKGLPEPSYLG, encoded by the coding sequence ATGAAGGTTAATGTAGCATGTCAACAAATTATGGTATTAGGTGAAGGGCCGCTTTGGCATCCCCTAGAAAAATGCCTGTACTGGGTCGATATCGTCGCTGCGACCCTATATCGTTTAAATCAAGATAAAAGTTTAGATAAATTTGCTATGCCTAGTGAAATTGGTTCAATCGCTTGGTGCTCTAAAGGTGGATTAATAGCCGCTTTAAGCGATCGTTTTGTGACTATTGATACAATGACGGGTACGACACAGAACATTGCTTTCCCCTTACAAGGAATAAAAAATGTCATGTTTAACGATGGTAAATGTGATAGACAAGGAAGATTTTGGGCTGGTACCAAAGATATCGCCGAACAACACCCGATTGCTGCTTTGTATTGTTTAAATCGTGGAGATGTAAAGCAGATGCTAAATGGGTTTACAGTGAGTAATGGGATTGCTTGGAATTTAGAGAATAATCTAATGTATATCTGTGATTCGCCTGCCCGACAAATTTATCAATATGAATTTGATCCCAAGGATGGAAGTTTGGGTGAAATGCGTTTATTTGCACAAATTCCCAAAGAAGAAGGATTCCCCGATGGACTTACTGTCGATAGCCAAGGTTATCTTTGGAGTTGTCATTGGGATGGTTGGCAAATTACCCGTTATACTCCCACCGGTGAGATCGATAGTGTTATCCCTATGCCAATACCCAGACCTACAAGTTGTTGTTTTGGGGGGGCAGATTTAACAACTTTATATATTACATCTGCTTCTATAGGCTTAACCGCAGCCCAGCTAACTGATGCTCCTCAATCAGGGATGCTTTTCGCTGTAGAAACAAATATTAAAGGATTGCCTGAGCCTAGTTATTTAGGCTGA
- a CDS encoding aldose epimerase family protein: MPEIVCESTIFGKLPDGQLITQYTLSNPNGMCISVINYGATLTSVKVPNSKGKMQELTLGFDCLDDYLNHEFYFGATIGRVANRITNAHFNYLKKDYFLSKNKNFAHHLHGGEQGLDKKVWRAEVANLEDQISVSFFYLSQDNDQGYPGNLDIKVRYSLTLNNELKINFQAETDQATPVDLTNHAYWNLAGAGNGIVLDHILQIFSDCYVVTDKDLLPTGKIAEVKDTPFDFREPHQIGERIKEIAIGGYDLCYIVSSVINHQPQYVAKIKEPKSGRILEVFTTQPGLQFYTSNSLKDYPISSSLHTQRYGAFCMETQNLPGAVKYPEFPSPFLLPGDKYQHETIYRLTW, from the coding sequence ATGCCAGAAATTGTTTGTGAATCGACTATTTTTGGTAAGTTACCTGATGGCCAACTGATAACGCAATATACATTATCTAATCCAAATGGAATGTGTATCAGTGTTATAAATTATGGCGCTACTTTAACTTCAGTAAAAGTTCCGAACTCAAAAGGTAAGATGCAGGAATTAACTTTGGGATTTGATTGCCTAGATGATTATTTAAACCATGAATTTTATTTTGGAGCGACAATTGGTCGCGTTGCTAATCGTATTACTAATGCACATTTTAATTATCTAAAAAAAGATTATTTTTTAAGTAAAAATAAAAATTTTGCACATCATTTGCATGGAGGAGAACAAGGCTTGGATAAAAAGGTTTGGCGAGCGGAAGTTGCAAATCTAGAAGATCAAATAAGTGTCAGTTTTTTTTATCTAAGTCAGGATAATGATCAAGGATATCCTGGAAATCTCGACATTAAAGTGAGATATAGTTTAACGCTAAACAACGAATTGAAGATTAACTTTCAAGCCGAAACCGATCAAGCCACGCCAGTTGATTTGACTAACCATGCCTATTGGAATTTAGCTGGAGCAGGAAATGGGATCGTATTGGATCATATATTGCAAATTTTTTCTGATTGTTATGTTGTTACGGATAAAGATTTACTTCCTACGGGAAAAATAGCAGAAGTTAAAGATACTCCATTCGATTTTCGTGAGCCTCATCAAATCGGTGAGCGAATTAAAGAGATTGCTATTGGCGGTTACGATCTTTGTTATATAGTATCTTCTGTAATAAATCATCAACCCCAATATGTTGCAAAAATTAAAGAACCCAAAAGTGGACGTATACTTGAAGTGTTTACCACACAACCGGGTTTACAATTCTATACTAGCAATAGCTTGAAAGATTATCCGATTAGTTCAAGTTTGCACACGCAACGCTATGGAGCTTTTTGCATGGAAACACAAAATCTTCCTGGTGCGGTTAAATACCCAGAGTTTCCTTCGCCTTTTTTATTACCAGGCGATAAATATCAACACGAAACCATCTATCGATTAACTTGGTAA
- a CDS encoding sugar kinase, producing the protein MIKIKQIGVIGEAMLELSQQTPTSLSLAFAGDTLNFAIYLRRLLQNQALDIHYVTALGQDVYSDQMLLDWQKEGLKTDLISRINNKLPGLYLIRTDNKGEREFYFYRSESAARELFKGDNLIDLSQQLAGMDYLYFSGITLAILDAASREYLADILQKAKQAGAQIIFDSNYRPSLWPSPESAKKVIQAFLKYVNIALPTFIDDQLVFADATPEACVQRLLKNGVSEIVVKCGAEAALVATANHQQRVSSCLVDKIIDTTAAGDSFNSAYLAARLLGFDPVKSCLYGHELAAKVITQPGAIIPRTIMPKLF; encoded by the coding sequence ATGATTAAAATTAAGCAAATTGGTGTGATTGGAGAAGCAATGCTGGAATTATCACAGCAAACCCCCACTTCACTATCTCTTGCATTTGCGGGAGATACCTTAAATTTTGCGATTTATTTGCGCAGATTATTACAAAACCAAGCTTTAGATATTCATTATGTAACCGCCTTAGGACAGGATGTCTATAGTGATCAAATGTTATTGGATTGGCAAAAAGAAGGGCTTAAAACTGATTTAATTAGTCGTATTAATAATAAATTACCGGGTCTTTATTTAATTCGTACCGATAATAAAGGGGAAAGAGAATTCTATTTTTATCGTTCCGAATCGGCAGCGCGAGAATTATTTAAAGGAGATAATCTAATCGATTTATCTCAGCAATTAGCAGGTATGGATTATCTCTATTTTTCAGGAATTACTTTAGCGATACTCGATGCAGCGAGTCGAGAATATTTAGCAGATATTTTACAAAAAGCTAAACAAGCAGGTGCACAAATTATTTTTGATTCGAATTATCGACCCTCACTATGGCCTAGTCCCGAGTCAGCAAAAAAAGTGATTCAAGCTTTTTTAAAATATGTAAATATTGCTTTACCTACTTTTATTGACGATCAATTAGTATTTGCTGATGCTACTCCAGAGGCTTGTGTGCAACGATTGCTCAAAAATGGAGTGTCCGAAATAGTCGTTAAATGTGGAGCCGAGGCTGCTTTAGTTGCTACAGCTAATCATCAACAGAGAGTTTCAAGCTGCTTAGTGGATAAAATAATTGATACCACTGCGGCTGGAGATTCGTTTAATAGTGCTTATTTAGCGGCACGTCTATTAGGTTTTGATCCGGTCAAATCATGCCTATATGGCCATGAGCTCGCTGCAAAAGTTATAACTCAACCAGGCGCTATTATTCCCCGAACAATAATGCCAAAATTATTTTGA
- the eda gene encoding bifunctional 4-hydroxy-2-oxoglutarate aldolase/2-dehydro-3-deoxy-phosphogluconate aldolase, which yields MLTLIDILGQNRIIPIIVIDKVEHAIPLAEILLKSGFKVLEITLRTACALAAIEKINITFPEAIVGAGTIVDVKQFSQIKSVGAKFAVSPGLNKHLVLEAEKHNIPYMPGIATVSEALLAHQLKLKYLKFYPAESMGGIKTLRAVAEILPLHFCPTGGIHADNLLNYLNLAYVSCVGGTWIAPRKLIAKGAFDEIANLANQAQKILTTISV from the coding sequence ATGCTTACTTTAATTGATATTCTAGGCCAAAATCGTATCATACCGATTATTGTAATCGATAAAGTTGAACATGCAATTCCTCTAGCTGAAATACTGCTTAAATCTGGATTTAAGGTTTTAGAAATTACCTTGCGCACGGCTTGCGCCTTAGCCGCTATCGAGAAAATAAATATTACCTTCCCTGAAGCTATAGTCGGGGCAGGCACTATTGTCGACGTTAAGCAATTCTCACAGATAAAATCTGTAGGAGCAAAATTTGCGGTTAGTCCTGGTTTAAACAAGCACTTAGTGCTTGAAGCTGAAAAGCATAATATTCCCTACATGCCAGGTATTGCTACCGTTAGCGAAGCACTATTAGCGCATCAGCTCAAGCTAAAATATCTTAAATTTTATCCTGCTGAAAGCATGGGTGGCATCAAAACACTGCGAGCTGTTGCAGAAATTTTACCTTTACATTTTTGTCCGACCGGCGGCATTCATGCTGATAATCTTCTTAACTATCTGAACTTGGCTTATGTTTCTTGTGTCGGTGGAACTTGGATAGCACCGCGCAAGCTGATTGCTAAAGGTGCATTTGACGAAATAGCTAATTTAGCTAATCAAGCTCAGAAAATTCTAACAACAATTTCCGTTTAA
- a CDS encoding ShlB/FhaC/HecB family hemolysin secretion/activation protein, with the protein MDIRQFRAVKTQFAKLLSYCVYFLLLIFPSFALADVISSLSPGQVQQQLRNTVSIQQAVSANGPVISPIAAVPIRPAISVPPSMRRPFVLRSVCISGSTVYSQTSLQAFFRPYLNKRISYQELEKINQQITLKYLKDGYILTRATLPVQNLSSGYVHIEILEAYVDQVNVIGKTHGLENYLDNYALQLKKSRPLRLKILQHYILLLNRLPGVTATLKRSPELANSGAQNLTFVIKQRRFIPNALLNNNQNRYLGGQNLFLTANMYSLLQGGDSTVVTAATAPFDPKVLQYYYILHNFPIGINGNHLDIYTDYTQIKPSLNIPPASVAGKAGELGAYFYHPFILQTNDKLEGRLAFGYYRSKTSSFNGVANGPDAIVRLPSLRAKAIYERTRTRYFDRMEAELSQGIHIFGANTAPPPPPGIPNPYVGYTKFYYYVTHIQKLTKSFSVLIDSMGQYAFNPLAPVEKIPYGGGLPYGQAYDPGEIIGDQGLMGGLELRYNTFPKSFNAIQYFTRYDIGKVWNKNVAPAFFLNNIYSDASLAAGIRLLLSKDFRLQLAVARPMTNPVQAQVESGHNGKSLRFFFTFSYTPF; encoded by the coding sequence ATGGATATTAGACAATTTCGAGCAGTAAAAACCCAGTTTGCAAAACTTCTTAGCTATTGTGTTTATTTTCTGTTGCTTATTTTTCCAAGCTTTGCATTAGCTGATGTCATCAGTTCACTCTCTCCAGGACAAGTACAACAACAATTACGAAATACAGTCAGTATCCAGCAAGCGGTCAGTGCAAATGGACCGGTTATCTCACCCATTGCAGCGGTGCCTATTCGTCCCGCTATTTCAGTACCGCCCAGTATGCGCAGACCTTTCGTTTTACGTTCTGTATGCATTAGCGGATCGACTGTTTACTCACAAACAAGTCTACAGGCTTTTTTCCGACCTTATCTCAATAAAAGAATCAGCTACCAAGAATTAGAAAAGATAAATCAGCAAATTACATTAAAATATTTAAAAGATGGTTATATTCTTACTCGAGCCACTTTACCAGTACAAAACTTGTCATCTGGATATGTTCATATAGAAATTTTAGAGGCTTATGTGGATCAGGTTAATGTTATTGGTAAAACCCATGGTTTAGAAAACTATCTGGATAATTATGCTCTACAATTAAAAAAATCGCGTCCATTACGATTAAAAATTTTACAGCATTACATCTTATTATTAAATCGCCTGCCTGGTGTTACAGCTACGTTAAAAAGAAGTCCTGAGTTAGCTAATTCTGGCGCACAAAATCTTACGTTTGTCATTAAACAACGTCGTTTTATTCCCAATGCCTTATTAAATAATAACCAAAACCGTTATTTAGGTGGACAAAATCTATTTTTAACAGCGAATATGTATTCCTTGTTGCAAGGAGGTGATTCAACTGTAGTAACGGCTGCAACTGCACCATTCGATCCAAAAGTTTTACAATATTATTATATATTACATAACTTCCCTATCGGGATTAATGGCAACCATCTCGATATTTATACTGATTACACCCAAATAAAACCTAGTCTCAACATTCCACCCGCTAGTGTTGCCGGTAAAGCAGGAGAGCTAGGCGCTTATTTTTATCATCCGTTTATTTTACAAACCAATGATAAATTAGAAGGACGATTAGCATTTGGTTATTATCGCAGCAAAACGTCTTCCTTTAATGGCGTAGCTAATGGTCCTGATGCTATCGTAAGACTCCCTTCATTACGCGCCAAAGCCATTTATGAACGTACTCGAACTCGATATTTTGATAGAATGGAAGCTGAACTAAGTCAAGGTATCCACATATTCGGAGCAAATACTGCACCGCCACCACCCCCAGGCATCCCTAATCCTTATGTTGGCTATACCAAATTTTATTATTATGTCACACATATACAAAAGTTAACTAAATCCTTTTCGGTGCTAATAGACTCTATGGGGCAGTATGCTTTTAATCCGTTAGCCCCAGTGGAAAAAATTCCTTATGGTGGCGGCCTACCTTACGGACAGGCTTATGATCCTGGTGAAATTATTGGCGATCAAGGACTCATGGGTGGCTTAGAATTACGTTACAATACTTTTCCAAAATCATTCAACGCTATTCAATATTTTACTCGTTATGATATTGGTAAAGTCTGGAACAAAAATGTAGCTCCAGCTTTCTTTTTAAACAACATATACAGTGATGCTTCGTTAGCTGCTGGAATAAGATTATTGTTAAGTAAAGACTTTCGTCTGCAATTAGCTGTCGCAAGACCAATGACTAATCCGGTTCAAGCACAAGTAGAAAGTGGTCATAATGGTAAAAGTTTACGTTTCTTCTTCACTTTTAGCTATACACCATTTTAA
- a CDS encoding CADD family putative folate metabolism protein — MTMQTVDNTLNDILQINYMQQLDRQLNENHLLKHPFYQAWSAGKLSLDNLRNYACQYYHHVDAFPRYISATHSNCQNSEARKVLLDNLNDEEGMNGLDSHPVLWLQFSKGLGLSEAAVISSALFPETKQFIDEFMALSRSSYAEGLGALYAYERQIPQTAASKITGLKQFYDIVDEATLKFFLVHLEADVEHAEATKTLIKNLPMEEKLAAEKAAKKIAKSIWDMLSGIQARTMTNVCEATVV; from the coding sequence ATGACTATGCAAACAGTGGATAATACGCTTAATGATATTTTGCAAATCAATTACATGCAGCAACTTGATAGACAACTGAATGAAAACCATTTACTTAAACATCCTTTTTATCAAGCTTGGTCTGCTGGTAAGTTGTCATTAGACAATCTTCGCAATTATGCTTGTCAGTATTATCACCATGTGGATGCTTTTCCTCGTTATATCAGCGCCACGCATAGCAATTGTCAAAATTCTGAGGCACGAAAAGTATTATTAGACAATTTAAACGATGAAGAAGGGATGAATGGTCTCGATAGTCATCCGGTTTTATGGTTGCAATTTAGCAAAGGACTCGGTTTATCAGAAGCTGCCGTCATTAGCAGTGCACTTTTTCCCGAAACGAAACAATTCATTGATGAATTTATGGCTCTTTCACGTTCTTCTTATGCAGAAGGCTTAGGTGCTTTATACGCTTACGAACGTCAGATTCCGCAAACAGCTGCCAGTAAAATCACTGGATTGAAACAATTTTATGATATTGTCGATGAAGCTACCTTAAAATTTTTCTTAGTCCATCTTGAAGCGGATGTAGAACATGCCGAAGCCACTAAAACACTCATAAAAAATTTACCTATGGAAGAAAAATTAGCAGCAGAAAAAGCCGCTAAAAAAATAGCTAAATCGATTTGGGATATGCTAAGTGGTATACAAGCACGAACGATGACCAATGTTTGTGAGGCTACAGTAGTTTAA